From Segatella copri, the proteins below share one genomic window:
- the rpsO gene encoding 30S ribosomal protein S15 — MYLDKAKKEEIFSKYGKSNSDTGSAESQIALFSYRIAHLTEHVKKNRKDYTTTRALTQLVGKRRALLDYLYDRDINRYRAIIKALGLRK, encoded by the coding sequence ATGTATTTAGACAAAGCAAAAAAAGAAGAGATCTTTAGCAAGTACGGAAAGTCTAACTCTGATACTGGTTCTGCTGAGAGCCAGATAGCATTGTTCTCATACCGTATTGCTCATTTGACGGAACATGTTAAGAAGAACCGTAAAGATTATACTACAACACGTGCGTTGACACAGCTTGTAGGAAAGCGTCGTGCATTGCTCGATTACTTGTATGATCGCGACATCAATCGCTATCGTGCTATCATCAAGGCCCTCGGTCTTCGTAAGTAA